The genomic stretch TTCCGGGTATGGGGTGGACAATGGCAGGAATGGTCAATACCCAATGTGCTATCCCACTAGTCCTCCCTCAGGGTAATTCAGCGAATAATATGTCTCATTTCTTGGGTGGGGCTGATTGCATTGCAACGCATTTGAAAAAAAATGGATACACTACGGAATTTATACGTGGGAGTGATAAAGAATTTGCTGGAGGGGATAAGTTCTTTTCTCAGCATGGCTGGATTTATCAACATGATAAACAATATTTGCTTAATCATCTCGTAGTAAATCAAAATGAAATTAGTGGATGGGGTGTTCATGATGATTCGCTCATTGACTATGTATATAATGAATTTGAAAAGTTATCGACCTCAAAAAATAACTTTCTCCTCTCATTCTTAACCGTCAATACTCATCCGCCAGCAGGTACCTATTTATCTGCTTGCGATGGATATATTAATGCTGCCATCAGTAACCCTATGTTTAAATCAGCAAGTTGTTCTGATTATCTTGTTGGTACATTTATTAAAAAAATCATCAACTCAGACCATTTTGACAATACAATCATTGTTCTTGTTTCAGATCATTTGATGATGGCTAACGCTGCCAGTAAAGAGCTTGACAGCATTCAGGACAAGCGCAGGAACAATTTTATTATTATAAAAAAAGGAATTAAACCTACTAAAATCGCCAAACCAGGAACATTACTGGATGTCTGGCCGACTATACTTGACGTCTCTTCGGCTGATAAACCTGATTTTGGATTTGGTCACAGTTTACTTCGCAATGAGAAAAGCCAGATATTACAATCATGGGAAAACTCTAAAAACATTAGTGATTATCTAGGGTTTTCGTCTTCACTATAGAATTACCCTTCCCTAAATGACAAATTCTCATTTAAAGATGGCAAATTGACAATTGGCCAACAAGAATATAAATGGCCTCTCTTCGGATCCGCTGACAAGAATAAAAACATCAAGAGCATTTATTTTGAAGCCTTTGCCTTAAACGCGCAAAGAATTACTGCCGAAGATAACATTCTTTTTTATATAAATGATTGTTCAGTAACATCGAAAAGTAAACAAGGATTATGTGGTTATGAACTAACACATAATAGTACGACACAGTACCAAATAAATGAAAGCGGTATTTTCAATAGAAGAGAACTTAACGTTGCATCTCCTTTGTTTTCTGAGGGACTTATCGGTATTTCGTCTGGGCCACTTAATGTCCAGACAGGCATTAATGATAATATTCAAGAGCAAACCATGCCATATGGGGTTAATTTTTACAAACTGGAAGGAGAAAATAATAAACTTAAACTCCTCGCCAATTTTAACACATGCAATAACGTTCCAGTTGATGTGAATGCAGTAAAAAACTTGATTGGTAAAGACAGTTCGACTCTCATCATTGCTTCAAATGAGTCTGTTTTTTGTATACCTTATGAAACCAGACCATCAGTTAATGAATTATTGCGCTCGAATGCGGCTACTCACCTGACCCCCAGACAGCAAATTATAGGAACTTATACTAAAAATGATACTAAATTCATTTTAGGGAGCCCTGATATCCCATTAGATGTGTTTATAAACAAAACAAATTATAAGCTGAACGAATTATGTACCATTTTTAAAGACTGTAGCTAATTTTTATAATCTGTTGAAAGGCTCCCTCAGGAGCCTTTTTAAACACTTCAACCAAATGAAATAAAAGGATTTATTTCATGCCACGTCCACTCATTGACCACATCGATACTTAAAGCCCCGCAAATGCGGGGCTTCTTATAGCGAATAATTAATAAGTTAATATAATAGTATCAGCAATCGTCTAATAAACCTGGAAGATACTTATTTATAAGGGCTAAGTGCTGTGTTATGCGTGATCCAATCAATGTCCCAGGGATATTACCTTTTTCTTTTTTATATTCAATTGTTATAGCAGAAAGTTTAGGTCTCTCTATTTTTGGTTTAATACACAACTTATTTAAATCAAACGAATTAAATTTAAAAATAGCACCACCACTGAAGCCTTGCGGTGTCGGAGAAAGAGTAAAAATGCCATTTTTAAGAAGATTTTTTTCGTATGCCAAAGAGAGATGCCATTCTCTATCAATACCTAACAACTCATAGTCTTCTTTGAGCAACTCCCTAGAGCCAAAACTTTCACGTTTACAATTGATAGTGCTGTTACGTAACTTAGAATTTTTTGAATAAAATCCACTAACTATATACGAGTGGTCGAAACTGTCCGAGACCGTTCTATCAAGATCATCATAGTTTAAAGCAAGTTTTTTTATGTTATCGCTTATCGAATCTTGTATATGAAATACTGATGAATCGTAAGGATCATCATTATGCGTTCCAGATACCCCCCTTGCTGTACTGAACCTATCACCTTTAAACGTCGTTACCCTCTCTTCACCTTCACACGACATTAATAACTCATGTTCACCTATAGCATCAAATACATGCGATGCAGAAAACACGAAGTACTCACCTTTTATATTAACAAATACACCACTTCCAATTTGCTCAGGCCGACTTTCATGTTTCAATGGAAACAGAATTGCATTAACAGATTTTTCAATCTGAAGTGTATTATCCAAACATATTGCAAAATGTGTTTGGATGCGCCCTATTACTTTCTTTGTAAGCGGATTTTTGAGATCTATTTTTTCTTTCATAACACTTCCCATTTAGTAAACACAAAGCATAATAAAATTGCTCACTTAAGTATATTTTGTTGATTGTATGGATGCGATAAATACAATGCCAATATTTTAACAGTTAATTACATTAACACAATTTATCACCACAGAAAACTATTGATTTTATTTAAAATAAACCAGGCGTGTTGGGGATAATTAATTTGAGTTAAGTCTGTTTTGCATTTTACGGTATTAAATTATACCGCAAGTGCAAACTAATTATTATCAAAAACCCGCATCTGCGGGTTTTATGAAGAGTCACATCCATTGAATCTGTTGCTGTCCTGACCTAGACGGGTGCGGTGCTGCTGGTACTACCACCCCCGGCGATACGATAAAGCGCTCGACCGTTTCGGTGGTCACAAATGTCGCGCTGCAGTTGATGTTTGTGCACTGGTGATAGCGCTCTTTGGTCGTGTCGGTAAAATAGCGACTTGTGCGGGCGTGAGCGGCAAAATGGCATTTTGGACAGTGAAACATGGCGAGCACCTCATTTAATTTCCGATGTGTTAATTTACTCAATTTTTCCTTATATAACAAATATTTAAAAACAAATCACTGCATTAATTCTTCGCTTTCGCACTCCACATCCGAAACCTTAACCTCAAGCTCTAAGCCCGTCGTGTAGCCGTTGCTGTTGAGGTTATGCACCACCCGGCTGATTATCCACGCCTTCTCGTCTATGACGCGCTTAAACCCTTTCACCACGATTGGCGTTTCAGGAAATAAATCTGCCCGGCCGATCGCCAGCGAGATTGAAAACTCCGCAACACTGCGCTGCAGCTTGTCCCACTTCGCCTGAGCGGCGCGCATGGCCTGCGCCTTTGTCGCGTAAATGGTCGTCAGCTCCAGCACGTTGTCAGCCTCACCGGCCATATACTCACCCTCGCGCGCTTCCTGCTCTTTTTTGGCTTTGGCCTTTGCCGGGGCTTTGGTCGCTTTCGGGTGCTGCAGCGCGCGGAGGTGTTTCTCTTTGGGCTTTCTCTTGAGCTTCACCTTTTGCTTTTGCGGCTTCGGGTCTTTGGTGTGCAGCCATTTTGCCGTCACGCCGGTATAGGCTTCCCGGTCAGCAATGGCAAACTGATGACGATCGCCGTCGCCGCGCTCAAGCGTCATCTGTGGAATGGGCTTTCCGCTGGCCGTCTTACCGCTCCCCGCTTTCAGGAATAACAGTTTCCCCGCTTTTACCGAAACCGCCGCACCGTTCCGGTCAGCCAGGCGGGAAAGAAACACCGCGTCCGATTCCTGCGACTGGTCAATGTGAGGCACGGCGACGGCTTTCAGGGTGTCGGCCACGCTGGCCGTCAGCTTATTGCGTGCCGCAATCGTCTCGACAATTTGCCCGAGCGTGGTGTCATGCCATGACTGTTCCCGGCGCGAGTTCAGCGACCCGCGAAAATCAGCGCTTCGCCCCCTGATGGTCAGCGTATCAGGCGCGCCCCTGTGCTCGATTTCGTCGACAGTGAATGTCCCTTTTTTTATCAGCGCTGAATCCTGCCAGCCTAACCACAGCGTCAACGTTGCGCCGCGCGGTGGCAAAGCTATCTGACCGTCAGTGTCATCGAGCTCGATATCGAGCTGGTCGGCCTCGAATCCGCGATTGTCGGTCATGG from Enterobacter dykesii encodes the following:
- a CDS encoding phosphoglycerol transferase I — encoded protein: MDYILLVLLLAVCFANAAFIRIKSIVVVIALLIFAFWYISNMFTGNGVNDAVYYHLRSDVHGTSIDDILPKVFAASIFILISMAILFASFKFRKKLPRHNVTFFNFLFITSLSLFVFQSNATQNIYNSLQNLSYGNGVKVARQYNSIDYKMNKKYNYVFIYAESLERSLRNIDGINYIPQISKLADQYLEFTDIRQIPGMGWTMAGMVNTQCAIPLVLPQGNSANNMSHFLGGADCIATHLKKNGYTTEFIRGSDKEFAGGDKFFSQHGWIYQHDKQYLLNHLVVNQNEISGWGVHDDSLIDYVYNEFEKLSTSKNNFLLSFLTVNTHPPAGTYLSACDGYINAAISNPMFKSASCSDYLVGTFIKKIINSDHFDNTIIVLVSDHLMMANAASKELDSIQDKRRNNFIIIKKGIKPTKIAKPGTLLDVWPTILDVSSADKPDFGFGHSLLRNEKSQILQSWENSKNISDYLGFSSSL
- a CDS encoding phage late control D family protein, which produces MITGMDIQAGAKIAPAFMLKLDNDDITQDFSDRLISLTMTDNRGFEADQLDIELDDTDGQIALPPRGATLTLWLGWQDSALIKKGTFTVDEIEHRGAPDTLTIRGRSADFRGSLNSRREQSWHDTTLGQIVETIAARNKLTASVADTLKAVAVPHIDQSQESDAVFLSRLADRNGAAVSVKAGKLLFLKAGSGKTASGKPIPQMTLERGDGDRHQFAIADREAYTGVTAKWLHTKDPKPQKQKVKLKRKPKEKHLRALQHPKATKAPAKAKAKKEQEAREGEYMAGEADNVLELTTIYATKAQAMRAAQAKWDKLQRSVAEFSISLAIGRADLFPETPIVVKGFKRVIDEKAWIISRVVHNLNSNGYTTGLELEVKVSDVECESEELMQ
- a CDS encoding DNA-binding transcriptional regulator, with product MFHCPKCHFAAHARTSRYFTDTTKERYHQCTNINCSATFVTTETVERFIVSPGVVVPAAPHPSRSGQQQIQWM